CGAGACCGGAGTCGAACTTCCAGTTCATCGAGTACCAGAGGCTCTTGCGGAACGGCATGTTGTACTGCACGTTCGTTGTCTCGTTGAACTTCTCATCGTGGTCGATGCGGAAGGGCGCGAAGCCGTTGGAGATGCCGACGCTGGTGCTTACCGGCGTGGCGCCCACGCCGCCGATCTGCGGATTAAAGAAGCGCGCAGCCACGCTTGATGCGTTGAAGCGAACGCTTACACCTTTGATGTCGGTCAGCGTTGCCGAAAGCGCGTAGCCCGGGATCTTCGAATTGTGCCACTCGATCGGGAAGGTAATCGGCGTCGTGCCGAGCACGCTGAAGTCATACGCGTTGTGCGTGTACTTCCAGATGTACTCTGCGTTCACGACGAAGTGCTTGCCGAGCGCCTGCTGCAGACCCGCGTGGAACTCATTGCGGTAACCGGGATTGAACGGCGTCACACCCTGCGAAGCGCAACCGGAGATCGACTGGAAGATGCCGTAGATCACCGGATCAGCGCAGCCTGTCGAAGAGAGCACGAGGTTCTCGTTGAACGGCGTTTCCTGCGTACGCGCATAGCTCGCACGCAGCACGGTGCCGGTCTTGTGCACGGTGTACGAAACGCCTGCACGCGGTTCCGGCATGCGCTGAATCGTGAGGCCGTTGTACACATCGCCGCGGATGCCAAGGTTCAACTGCCAGGCGCCGAGCGTCATCGAGTCCTGTGCGTACGCCGCGAACTGCTTCACGACGGTGTGGCCGTTCCAGCTATAGAAACCGCCGCCGCGCGTGAGGTCATACGGTGCGAGCGTGGGATCGTAGCTTGCGCTCGTCGGATCATTCAGCGTGGGGTCAACGATGCCGAGGTTGTCGTGCTCGTCGAGGAAGGTCTGGCCGTACGACACACCGAGCTTCGCGTTGTGGATGCCGTGCAAATACGAAACATCAGCATGAGTGCCCCAGTTCAGCAGCGAGCGTGACTGGTTTACGGCTTCCTGCTGCTGCGCTTCCACGTAGTCCGCCAGCGGATTGCTGCTGCCGTAGTAGTTATAGGCGTCGCGACGAACGTACATGCCCATGTTGAAGACGCTGTCGTTGTTGATCACGTGCGTCCACGAGGGCGAGAAGTTGATGGTGCCGATCTTCGACTTCTGATCGGTGTTGCCCACGTTGTTGCCGTTCATGTCGAGCACGTTGAGGTTCGCGAAAGTGTTCGGCGTCTGGAACCATGAGCGCGTGTACTGGAAGTTCAGGTGGACGGAGTCGTTGTTGTTGAACTGGTAGTCGTAACGGTTGAAGATGTTCGCTTCGTTGCCTTTGTCGTGCATCACGGCAAACTCGGGCGCATCGAGGAAGCGGCCGGTCTGCTGACCGTCCACTGCGAAGAACTCGCCCCACTTCTTGCCGCCATAGGCGACGTCGAACGCTGCGCTGCTGGAACCGAAGGAGCCGTAATGCAACGAGG
The nucleotide sequence above comes from Granulicella cerasi. Encoded proteins:
- a CDS encoding TonB-dependent receptor, which translates into the protein MQLLSARFPRLAWRTLVATVVFLCGAVISVAQSGSGSVNGSVVDPSGAVVPGATITIQSPVSGYSRSTTSGSDGSFSLPNLPFNSYIVFGKMSGFSPARAEVAINSGVPRALKLTLNVASDTTTVTVDAPVDLVENDPHFHTDIDRSVIDRMPIESSTSGLSAIITQSSPGVAADSNGLMHGLGDHAENSFSVDGQPITDQQSKVFSNQVPASAIQSLEVIDGAPPAEYGDKTSLVVKATTRSGQGVTTPTGSASLHYGSFGSSSAAFDVAYGGKKWGEFFAVDGQQTGRFLDAPEFAVMHDKGNEANIFNRYDYQFNNNDSVHLNFQYTRSWFQTPNTFANLNVLDMNGNNVGNTDQKSKIGTINFSPSWTHVINNDSVFNMGMYVRRDAYNYYGSSNPLADYVEAQQQEAVNQSRSLLNWGTHADVSYLHGIHNAKLGVSYGQTFLDEHDNLGIVDPTLNDPTSASYDPTLAPYDLTRGGGFYSWNGHTVVKQFAAYAQDSMTLGAWQLNLGIRGDVYNGLTIQRMPEPRAGVSYTVHKTGTVLRASYARTQETPFNENLVLSSTGCADPVIYGIFQSISGCASQGVTPFNPGYRNEFHAGLQQALGKHFVVNAEYIWKYTHNAYDFSVLGTTPITFPIEWHNSKIPGYALSATLTDIKGVSVRFNASSVAARFFNPQIGGVGATPVSTSVGISNGFAPFRIDHDEKFNETTNVQYNMPFRKSLWYSMNWKFDSGLVAGAAPCYNPNGVNTDCDPATAITINGQPGIDLSGLTADQQFQAGLSCNGVAATPTNGFQQCTVAGLKSSLLNLPGINSEDADHNPSRVRSRNLFDMALGDDNIVHFGATGRYKIAGRVTAINVTNKYALYNFLSTFSGTHYVSPRTITGEIALRF